TCCCCAAAGGCCTGGACTACACTAAGAAATTCGGTCAGTTGAACTActtggctcaggggtgtgaaaaatccactcccctgagcgacgcagttaaagcgacctaacccctggtgtacacTGGGCTAGCGTCTCTTGGGAGGTGGCTGCatgtgctgatgggagaacctctCCTAGCCGGGTAGGTGGGACTTCACCGAACCGCTCCAGCGGCGGCACCCCTCCGGCGTTCCAGCCAGTGTGTAACCGAGCGCTGAAAGCTCGTCTCCCAGGTTGTCCACAGTCCAGGGCTCGCCCTTGGGGTCTAGGGGAAGCAGGGAGGACACCAGAGCAGTTCTTGGCTGGAGCAGTGTTGCCAAGGCCAACGCTGATGGGACTAGGCCCAGCTCCCGCCCAGCCCAGCAGGAGAGCCAGCTCCAGCTAGACACCTACATCCCGATCGAAGCACCCAAGTGCGAATAGCCCGGAGGGGCTCAGACTGCAATAGTCAGGCCATTTCGGGGCCTAAATACCCAAGGGAACGTTGGCCTTAACCTTTGCCCTCGTTCCCCCTTCTGTCAATGGGGCTGGTGAACAGCCTGTCACGGGGAGGGCGGAGCGGGTTCCGGGGGGAAGCGCTAACAGTCCCCAGACGGCATGTTGAGCCCCTAGCAGCCAGGGAGCTAGTGGCCCCCGACACCCAGCTTCTTTGGACAAGTGCTCTTTGCCCAACCTTTCCATTGCAGGCAGCcgggcctggccccagctcacacGGGTGGGCTCAgcacctggggcaggaggctccCTGCGCGTGCAGGTCCGGCTACATCGCAAAGGATCCTTGGCCTGGCCGTCCCGGAGCTCCTGCCATTGACTGGCCAGGTGGGGCAGCTCCGTGTGGGGCACGGGGGGGATGCTGTGGCGCTGGTCTGTCGGGCTGCTggccagctctccccagcccaggaggGATTCAATGCCTAGGGCCCCTCCCTCGGGACACGGTTTATTCCTTCAAACAAATCCCTCCCAAAGTAACACAAAACAggctgcaggagccctgcctgccccctccaggGCCATTCCcaacccctgcctctccccctcccacagctctgctccctccgccCTCCACAGAAACCCCCTGGCCCTTTCCCAGCTGGGGCTGAGAACTGAACAGGGCTGGCTGGCCCCATGCCCTTAAAGGGGCAAAACAGGCAGGGATTACGGGGTGGAAGGGGGGCTGGCCCCATCCAGGGGGAGCGGGCAGGGattgggaggtgggagggggctggcccCATCCAGGGGGAGGGGATTGGAGGGTCAGAGGGGGGCTGGCCCCATCCAGGGAGAgcgggcagggattggggggtcggaggggggctggccccatgcagggggagcaggcagggattgggaggtgggagggggctggcccCATCCAGGGGGAGCGGGCAGGGattgggaggtgggagggggctggcccCATCCAGGGGGAGCGGGCAGGGattgggaggtgggagggggctggcccCATCCAGGGGGAgcgggcagggattggggggtcGGAGGGGGGCTGGCCCCATCCAGGGGCGAAGGAAGGAGGAGATGAGCACAGcaccagccccaccccggagGAGCAGGCAGGAGCATTAACTCAAGCCCTGAGGCCTGGCCTCGTGTCTGGCAGGAGCGGAGGCTGCCCCACGCCGGCAGCTGCCAGACCCCAGGCAGGGTGTGCACCAGGGCCCGAGGAGGGGGACGGAACAGAGCCCAGCCACCCTCCTGCCTCAGGCTGCCCAGGCCCCTTCACTCACCAGCCATCGCCCCAGGCCCAGGCACCGCTCCCAGGAGCTCTGGGTAAGGGAAAGTGAAAGCGATGCCTGgtcccctcctcttcctgccgCTCCCGAAGCTCAGGCTGGTGCAAGGGGAGCGGGCCTTGCACACAGGCAGGGCGGGGATGGCCGGGAGTCAGGGCtccagacagagcccagggcccagccccactCGGAGCCCAGCGTAGGCGGCTGGTTGAGGGGGCATTGCTCCTCCAAGGGTGCAGGgttctccccagccctggcccaagTGACAGTGCACCCTGGGGGagccccctggcctggccccctgCCCATGGGCTCAGAGGGTGCAAGGGGGCCACGGACCATGCAGCACCTTGGCCGACCCTCTCTGTGGAGCAAAGCTGCTTTTAAAGAGACAGCTGAGGCCTGGCACCCACGGGGGATTTCTGAGCCAGGCCCCTGATCAGCAtccaggctcagggcagggagctgggctgtgcAGTGCGTGCAGCAAAGGCACAATTCTCCGCGATAATCCCCCCTTCCTTTCACAGCAGTGAGCACCGGGAACAGAGGGCCAGGGAATAAATGACACCTGCCAACCCCTGCGCTTTCATTGCATGGCGCAGGATAGTTGGTGTTTTCCTTAAGTCCCAACTTCtggagtcccctggctgcccgCTGCACCAAACTGCGTTTCTAGCCCTGCTGGTTGCAGAAAAAAGCTGGACGAATGGACCCTGGAGCACCCAGAGAATGGAACTCAAGCTGGCTGATCTGAGTCTTGTGAGGTCTAGGCCAGTCTGAGGGGCTGGGGGTCCGCCCCCCAGCTGGTGGCAGCAACAATGAACATTGCTGCAGATGCAAGACCCTGGCTCTGCCTAGGCACCAGGAAACCCAGCGTCATTACTAGGCGGCTACTGCCACCTGCTGGCTGGCCGGGGGAGGTCAGGCTCGGAGAGCTGCCAACGAAGAAAACAAAGCCTGGGGCTCGTTTAGGGGGAGTCTTGCCACACGGCGGTGGCAGGTTTGCTGTCATTCCCATAGCCTCACTGATTGGGCCCTGGTTCCGCGTCTGCTTTGccatctccttcctgccccaggctggagcacaGCACACGCCAAATCCAAGGGAAATTCCTCCCTACCTCCCTCTTGGGGCACTGAAAGGGAGGTCCTATAGCCATGGAAAACCCTCCCCCTTCAGTCCCTGtaggccctgcctccactgagGGGCTTtgctggcacagctgcagtgccatTGCCATGCCGCTCTAGTCCCCATGGcctagacatggccttagtctcACCCTttcaggcaggttttccagacttcAAATCATTCCTATGTGTCTTCTAGGACCCATCCTACTTTGTCAGCACCTTttctgaagtgtggacaccacagctggtctcaccaatgcctcaCACCTCGCGGCTCCAACTCAGGATGCCCCTTGTACCTCCAAGGATCGCATTCGCCCTCTTAGCCACAGTATCACACTGGGAGCGCAGGTTCCTTAAGGGACACTTCTCCTTTCCTGCTGCTCGGAGACCCCCCTGCAACTTAGCTCAGGGGGCTGCATGAAGCCCCTGTGACTGGACAGCCTGACACTGCTGCTCCCTGGAAACTGAAGCTCTTTCACTCCCATGATAAGCATGGGGCAATAACTAGCAGCAGAGAAGGAAAAGGCAACTGGACCTCCAGGAGACCAGCAAGCTCTGCTGCACTGGCCCTAGGCACTCACTGACACCAAGGGCTGCTTCTGTCCTCCACTGCTCAGGGAGAAACTTGCCTGCCTACAGCCTGGGGGGCTGAGATCTGAGTCTGGAGCAGTTTGGATTGGGACAGGGACTCCCGGGGAGCTGGGCACTCCCTAGGGGAGGAAAGGAATGGTCAGACTGTGCTGCTGCCCTGGAGGATGCACACTGGACTGTTAACATTGATCTTCAATAACCCCCGGAGCCCCGGGGAAGCTCCAGGAGATgggaagaaagctaatattggGCTAATATTCAAAAAGGGTGAACAGAACGACCCGGGTAATTATAGACCCATCAGCCCGACATCAATCCCAGCCAAGAAAATGGAATGGCTGCTGTGGGACTCgactaataaagaattaaaggagagtaatgtaaTCAATGCTAATCAACAGGGGCTTATGGAAAACAGAGCCTGCCAAGTTAACTGGGTATCTCTTTTGATGAGATTACGAATTTGGTTGATCAAGGTGACAAGTGTTGCTGCCATAGACGTTTGGCCTGGTACCACCTGACATTTTGATTAataaactagaacaatataaaattaatatgacacacattaaatggattaaaagctggctaccTGATGATGATTCTTCATGTAGTTACATTTTAAACCCATTAAGCAAGTGTTCCTAGTGGGGTCCTGTAGgaatcggttcttggccctatgcaaTTTAACATGTTTGCCGGTGATCTGGATGAAAACATAAAAACCTCACGATAAactttacagatgacacaaagactggggagtggtaaataactagagccctgcgcggatacaaaatttgtatctgcatctgatcttCAAGCTGCAAAGATGATTCGCAGATGCAGATATCTGGATATAAAGCAAATATCTGCAGATTTACAGAGTTCTATAAATAACGAAGAGGACAAGTCACAGacacagagcgatctggattgctTAGTAAATCGTGCAACACAGGACAAAGAATTCAATAGAACTTGGGATCCTTTGTGGATGTGGGCCAATaacctagcagacaaaggtataataagattcaatggctggaggctgaaggtagagaaattcagactggagatGAGCTGCACATTtctaacagtgaggataattaaccattggaacaatttaccaaaggaatttaaaaatcaatattgactgttttttctaaaagatctgcagTATTCAACCAGGAATTATTCCAGGGAAGCTCTCTGGCCAGTGGTACGCAGGTCAGACTAAATGTTAAAATAGCCCCTTCTGGTTTAGAATCTATAATCTATCCTAAGGAGGCATTTGCCGCTCCTGTTGTGAGCAAGCTCTACTCCAGCAACTTGGAACCAAAGAATCAATAGTTCTGGAGCCTGAGAAACAGCAAGGTCAGTGCACCCCTCGTTCCAGGCTGCGCTCACCCCAGTCCAACCCAGGAGACTGCGTCCAGGAGCAcaataggaacacaggaattaccAGACTGGTCCACTTAGCCCGTACCCTGTGTCGGACAGTGGCCATCATCAGATGCTTCAAGGGCAGGTGCAGGAACCCCGCAGAATCCCTCTGGGATAATCTGTCCACGTAAAGATTTTATCCTAATCCCTAATGATCAGAGACCAGTCAAACCTTGAAGCAGGAGCGTTTAATCTCCCTTCCAAAACTCTTCTTTTAACATTAATTGTTGAGTCTGGAAGTTCTTGTTATCCAGATAAATGCCCAGTCTCTATTTGAGTCTTGATAAAGTCAGGGACTTAATgatgtccagtggcagtgagttccacagttgtATGTGTTGGGTGAAATGGTATTTGCTTTGATCTGAGCTGAGTTTCCTGACTTTTAATGTCATTGAtgttccctggttcttgtgttgtgagacTAGGAGATTCTCTGGACTCTCATTCTGCTAAGGCTCAGAGGAGAACATGCTGCTGCCCCACTCCCCTTGTCTTGCCTCTGGGAGAAGGCCTGTAGGTTTCGATGCCTCCGTGCTGATTTGGCTTTATTTTAAATACTGTACAGAGTCCCAGGAAGTGATACAGAAAGGCAGAGCAAGAATAGGCAGCGCTCTGGTTCCAGCCTCTGGTGGAGGATGGGAACCTCCAGCAAGGTTGGGGTTGCACGCTGGAATCTGGACAGATTGGACTCTGACCCCCTGAGAACCGGCCCAGTCAAGGGTCTATGTGTGCTTGGAGgtctgtgtgtgctggggaagggggctgggaatGAGAACAACCTTAAGACCCCAAAGAAAGGATTCAAATAAGAGGGAAGAACAGGGCCAGGGAGCCCATGGGCCACTGCCCCAACATGCTGGGGATGCACATGGAAGGGCACGATGGCCTGCGGGGAGCCTCAACTCCAGATCTGCCCTGGCCCGCTGGAACGAGCACTGAGGCCAAATCATCTCCAGCTGCCTGGGGTGGAGAGAGATCCTGGCCCTGGCAGTGCTGCCCTGCCTCACTCTCCGCTCTAGCCTGTCACACAGACGCATGGGTCAGGTGCTGAGCCTTCCATCTCAGAGGCCCTGCTTGTGGACAGGGGCCACACCTCAGCAGTGATCTGTCCCCAAGAGGATCCCCATGTCCTTCACGTGGTGATCCCGGAGTAGGCAGCCCCGGGAATCGCGCTCTCTCAGCCTGCACAGGAAGGAGCTCTATGGCAGCAGCAGGAAGTTGCAGATGGCCGTGATGAACTCTTGGGACTTATCTGCATGGACCCAGTGGCCAGCACCTGGGATATACTGGATCTCTGCCTCGGGAAAGAGCCGCTCGATCTCTGGGTAGTCctcggagctgcagggggaaagaACGTACCGGAAAGCTGGCGCATGGGGCTTACGCTGGGATCCCCAACACGGTCAGCGCGGGGCTCACGCTGGGATCCATCCCCAAACACGATCAACCCGTGGCTTACGCTGGGATCCCTCCCCTCAGCACAGTCAGCCCAGGGCTCATGCTGGGATCCCCCCCACACCAACACCATCAGCCCAGGGCTCACGctgggatcccccccacccccccacgatCAGCCCAGGGCTCATGCTGGGATTCCCACTCCCAACACGATCAGCCCAGGGCTCACGCTGGGATCCCCCCCACACCAACACCATCAGCCCAGGGCTCAcgctgggatcccaccccccaaACACGATCTGCCCAGAGCTTAcgctgggatcccaccccccaaACACGATCAGCCCAGGGCTCATGCTgggatccccccccacacacacgatCAGCCCAGGGCTCATGCTgggatccccccccacacacacaatcagCCCAGGGCTCACACtgggatcccccccacacacacacgatcaGCCCAGGGCTCAcgctgggatcccaccccccaaACACAATCAGCCCAGGGCTCAcgctgggatcccaccccccaaACACGATCAGCCCAGGGCTCACGCTGGGATCCCCCCAATAGGGTCAGCCCTTGTCTCACACTGGGATCCCctcatacacacacccctccagctcagggagcccagggctcacTCCACCCCTCTGTACCTGTGGCAGCAGAGTGAGAGGGAACAAGCAGTGGGTCTCAGAGCCACAAGAATCCCAGGACTCACCTGACATAGGGGGAGTCAGATCCTGCTAGGAAGAGCGTGGTTCCTGGGTAAGGGGTGTGGAACACAGGGAAGCCCACGATATTGGCCATATGGTGGGAAATGGCCTCCAGGTTCGCCCGCCACATGTAACGGCCCTCGGCCTCCACCAGGTTGGTGAGCAGGAACTGCCTTACTGCCGACACCTGCGGCGAAGGTAAAGCATGTCCATCCGTCACAGCGCACACACACATGCCAGCCAGGGACGCCCCAGGACACTCCATCACACACCCGCACTGGCAGACCTGGCACGCCATGTGGCATGTCTGCTCCAGCACCCCACCACTACCACCACGACAGATGCGCTGGCCGCAGTGCCAAGCCCCAGTGCGGGCCCTGCTGAGGGTCAGACGGGCATCAGGGCCAGGACTAAGGGCATGGGGATGGAAGAGCACCGGCTGGGGCTAGTGGCTCTGCGGCAGTGTGCTCCCactctgggagaggggagggctccGCATGGGCTACCTTACCTGGATGGCTGGACGCAGCTGATCCTCTGCCAGCCGGCGTGCCGTGGAGCGGGGGATTCCACTTGGGATGCTCACTCTCCTCATGGCAGAGATGTAGGCCGGGAAATCTGTCACAGCCACGCTCTCTGTGGGACTAATGTCTACAGACACCAGGCGCTCCACGAGATCTGGCTGGGGACACAAGCGAGTGCAGGGATCTCACTCCAGCAGGAACCCTGCTCAGGGCCACAAGGATCCCGAGGAATGATCAGAGGGCCCCACAAACAGATGCATCCCCAAGAAAGGCTAGATTCTACCCAAGGGCCTTCCAGCCCCGACCTGCCTGCCACTCCCCAGTGAAGATCCCAGAGCACACAATAGAGCAGACAGTGAAGGCAAAACAGGGCGTTCATATCCAGTTTTGTTTCCATAGCAGGGAGCTGTCAGCTAGCCctgaaatacagccacctctggggtgcagcATGACACAGTAACTCTGACTGTGAGAATGCAGATTAATTCCCCAGATGGCAGGGAGTCACAGGAGACAAAACCCAGCAACCTGACTTATGACTGTGGGTGTTGGAAAATGTGAGGGAATCTTTAAGCCCACAGGCAATGAAGTCCTCAATGGAGAGAGAGCAGCTGTAGGTGCACAGCAGACCTAGCACTATGCTGGGAGGTTGCTTCTATGAAGATGCAGAGAGAAGAGCCCCTGGTACCGAACTGCCATTCCATTTCCTGCAGCACCGTGTGCTACCTGGGGTCTGCCATGAGAAGTGGTCAGATGGCTCCCAGTCAGTTTAGGTGTGAGAAGATCCCAGCTCCCCCTGAATGGATCCCTCCTTAAGGCAGGATCCATTAGCTCCGTGCGAGCAGCACTCTGGGGCAGTCATACAGAGGGTGCCTGCCTCATTGCGCTGtgctgactgggagctgagtGCACAGGccagccagtgccaggggcccagAGAAAGGAACAAACTCCACCTGCCTTCGCTCAGCCCTGCCGGGACAGCACAGGCTGGGCTCTTATTCCTCACAGAACAGCGACTATGACACCCCCGGtgtgccctcctgcaccccagggaaGGGCGTTTGTGCTCCTTGCCAGGCCCTATGGCAGAGGAATCCATGTGGTGCAGGATGGGCAAACAGCAGCAATTGCCCCAAACTCTGCATCCTGCTGACTGTTCCCTGGCAGCCGCACATGCACGTACCCGCTGCAGCGCCAGTGTCATGGCAGTTTTGCCGCCCATGCTGTGGCCAACCAAGACACACTTGGGGATGTGCAGCTGCCGCAGGAGGCGCTGCACGTCCAGGCTCATGGCCTCGTAGCTCATGGTGGGGCTGTGCGGGCTCTCGCCATGGTTCCGCGCGTCCACTGTCAGCACCTGGCGAGGAAGAGAAGCTGCTGCAagctgggcagggcaggcccGGCACTCAGGCCCTTGGCTGCCCCTGGCGCTCACCTTGCGGCCGCTCCGCTGCACCAGGGCCCGGGCGATGGCGCGGAAGTTGCCCTTGCTGCCCAGCAGGCCGTGCAGGAAGACGAGTGGGGGCTGCGGTGCAGGCCCGTCGAACACTACGTAGGAGAGGGGCAGTGACCTGCAAAACATGGGCGCTGAACAGGGCTGGAGGCAGAAATAGGCCGGGAGCAGGACACGGGCTGGGGGCAGAACACGAGCTGGGCAGGCTGGACCAGGGACACAGGATTGCCATACATCCGGGTCTCCCCAGACATGACCTCTTTTTTTGGCAGTTTGCCCCGAGCCGGGGCAGATTTTTCAAAGAAGAAGAAGTATCTGGGATTTTTCCTCGCGGACCAGTTGTTGCAGCTTAGAAAGAGCCGTCTCCATGCCCCAGTGGTCCCTCCCCCGCACCGCAGCTGCCAGATcccgccggccccggccccggcccaggCCGCCAGGTAAACGGCGCCAGCACgtgcctctgggctgggctgccggCTGGAGGGTGGCAGAGCCGGCCCCGGCCGCCCCCAGCGGAGGAAGGAGACTCGCAGGCAGGTGCTGGTGCCGCAGCCCCGCCACCGTGACAGGGCCCCACGCTGCCCGCACCTGGGGactcgccccccgcccccgcgcccGGCCTGGGGACTCGACACGTGGGACGCTGCGGGGCGGGCCGGGCGCGGGGCGGGCGGCGCGGACCACTTACGTCACCGAAGTGCGCCCGGCCGCGCTGGCGCCGGCGGAACCGGCCGCGGCGCGGTTCGGCACCCGGGGCCCTGCCGGCGGCTGCGGGGCCCGGAGGAGGCAGAGCCGGGGCCGGCCGAACCAGCGGAGCATCCTAGGCCGAGGCGGCGCGCGGCGGTCACCAAGGTGACCGGCCGCGCGACGCCGCCTCACGTAGGGGTGGAGCCAGCGGGactccctgggggcggggctgccccCGGCACCGCCCCTCACGCTGAGGCCTTAGCCCCTGGGAGCCGGAGCGTCCCCCTACCCGGCCCCGCCCACTGCTCCCTGCGGGAGGGGTCATGACCCCGGCTGCCGCGCGCCGGCCCCCGTGGGGCGGGGCGAGAGCGGGCCCTGGGGGAGCGCTGCTAGCGCGCGCTCCCGGCCGGTATCGGTCACGTGAGGCGGGTTTCGCTGGCCCAGGGCGCGGCCGCACAAGGCTCCTTTTGTTCTGCTGAGTGAGCAGCGCCCACGGGTCGGGGGCAGCGCCGCCCCCCGTGGGGCCCGGGACCGGGGGGGGTTTAGGGCAGCGTCCCCCCCGTGGGGcccgggaccggggggggggtcagggcagcgcCCCCCCGCCGTGGGGCCCGGGACCGGGGGGGGGCCTGGGACTGGGGGGATCAGGGcagcgcccccttcccccccccgtggggcctgggactggggggggggtcagggcagcgcccccttcccccccccgtggggcccgggactgggggggggtcagggcagcgctcccttccccccccgtGGGGCCCGGgactgggggggggtcagggcagcgcccccttccccccccgtgGGGCCCGGgactggggggggtcagggcagcgctcccttccccccctcgtGGGGCCCGGGACTGGGGGGGGTTAGGGCAGCACCCCCTTTCCCCTCCGTGGGGCCCAGGACTGGAGGGGGTCAGAGCAGCGCCCCCCCCGTGGGGCCTGGGACTGGGGGGGTCAGAGCAgcgccctcttcccccccccgtggggcctgggactgggggggtcagggcagcgccccctttcccctccaccgTGGGTCCCAGgaccgggggggggtgtcagggcagcgccccccccgtggggcctgggactggggggggtcagggcagcgccccccccgtggggcctgggactggggggggtcagggcagcgcccccttcccctcccgtggggcctgggactggggggggggtcagggcagcgcCCCCTTTCCCCTCCGTGGGGCCCGGGactggggggggtcagagcagcgccccccccgtggggcctgggactggggggggtcagagcagcgccccccccgtggggcctgggactgggggggtcagggcagcacccccttctcccccccccgtggggcctgggactgggggggtcagggcagcgcccccttccccccccccgtggggcctgggactggggtcagggcagcgcccccttccccctccgTGGGGCCCAGGACTGGGGGGGTCAGAGtagcgcccccttcccccccccgtggGGCCCAGGACCGGGGGgtagggggggtcagggcagcgccttcccccccccgtggggcccgggactgggggggggtcagggcagcgccgttccccccccccggtggggcccgggaccgggggggggggtcagggcagcgccgcccccccccccgtggggcccgggaccgggggggggagggcagcgccgcccccccccgtggggcccgggaccgggggggggggttgtgcagcgccctcttcccccccccctgtggggcccaggaccggggggggggtcagggcagcgcccccttcccccccgtggggcccggggcggggagggcagggcagcgcCACCCACCCCCCGTGGGGCCTGGgactggggggggtcagggcagcgccgcccccccccgtggggcccgggaccggggggggggtcagggcagcgccgcccccccccgtgGGGCCCGGGaccggggggggtgtcagggcagcGCCGCccaccccctgtggggcccgggaccggggggggtgtcagggcagcGCCGTCCCCCCCCCGTGGGGCCCGGGaccggggggggtcagggcagcgccgtcccccccccccggggggcccgggaccggggggggggtcagggcagcgccgtccccccccccgtggggcccgggaccggggggggggacgggcccccgccgcccccccccggggggcccgggccccgggggggggtcagggcagcgccgtccccccccccgtggggcccgggacccggggggggggtcagggcagcgccgtccccccccccgtggggcccgggaccgggggggggtcagggcagcgcCGTCCCCCCCCGTGGGGcccgggaccggggggggggcgggcagctcccctcccctcccctcatggGGCCCCGGACCGGGGGAGTTaaggcagctcccctcccctcccctcatggGGCCCAGGACCGGGGGAGTtagggcagctcccctcccctcatgGGGCCCCGGACCGGGGGAGTtagggcagctcccctcccctcatgGGGCCCCGGACCGGGGGAGTTAGGGCAGGCATCCCTGCCCCGTCCCTGCAGGGGCCAACATTGTCTCATGTTTCTCTGTGAATTATTGGGCAGCGCTCCTCAAGCTAGcctgcctctgccctgctcctCTCCATGTGTAGGGGAAACAGCCACCCCGCACCAGCACCCATCTGCTGGCTTGCActgtcctcctctccctccctgccctgcacgGATCAGgagcccccttctccagccctgcGGTGGCAGGTGGCTGCCCCAGCTAGGGGCCCTCCGCCCCTTCTCCTGCATTGCCCTGGGGACTTGGCAGCTTGTGGATGGCATGGAGCTTTGGATTTGTGTGCAGTAGTTCCTGGTAttgcaaattagataccattaactctggcttgactagagactgggaatggctgagtcattacactactAGAATCTTTTTCCAtatgataactatccttacacctcttgtcaactgtctgtaattgaccatTCTTGATTATCacgacaaaagtttttttcctgctgataacaggtcatcttatttaattagcctcttagagcagGTATGGCATCgtctctgtatgtatgtatatatatatatacactcttcttatatgttccattctatgcatccgatgaagtgggctctagctcAGGagagcttatgctacaataaatctgttagtctctaaggtgccacaagtactcttgttctttttgtggatacagactaacacggctgctactctgaaaatagTTCCTGCTGGTGCTCATTGAGCG
The Mauremys mutica isolate MM-2020 ecotype Southern chromosome 19, ASM2049712v1, whole genome shotgun sequence genome window above contains:
- the ABHD11 gene encoding protein ABHD11 isoform X1; this translates as MLRWFGRPRLCLLRAPQPPAGPRVPNRAAAGSAGASAAGRTSVTSLPLSYVVFDGPAPQPPLVFLHGLLGSKGNFRAIARALVQRSGRKVLTVDARNHGESPHSPTMSYEAMSLDVQRLLRQLHIPKCVLVGHSMGGKTAMTLALQRPDLVERLVSVDISPTESVAVTDFPAYISAMRRVSIPSGIPRSTARRLAEDQLRPAIQVSAVRQFLLTNLVEAEGRYMWRANLEAISHHMANIVGFPVFHTPYPGTTLFLAGSDSPYVSSEDYPEIERLFPEAEIQYIPGAGHWVHADKSQEFITAICNFLLLP
- the ABHD11 gene encoding protein ABHD11 isoform X3, which codes for MLRWFGRPRLCLLRAPQPPAGPRVPNRAAAGSAGASAAGRTSVTSLPLSYVVFDGPAPQPPLVFLHGLLGSKGNFRAIARALVQRSGRKPDLVERLVSVDISPTESVAVTDFPAYISAMRRVSIPSGIPRSTARRLAEDQLRPAIQVSAVRQFLLTNLVEAEGRYMWRANLEAISHHMANIVGFPVFHTPYPGTTLFLAGSDSPYVSSEDYPEIERLFPEAEIQYIPGAGHWVHADKSQEFITAICNFLLLP
- the ABHD11 gene encoding protein ABHD11 isoform X2, translated to MAILCPWSSLPSSCSAPSPCPAPGLFLPPALFSAHVLQVTAPLLRSVRRACTAAPTRLPARPAGQQGQLPRHRPGPGAAERPQGADSGRAEPWREPAQPHHELRGHEPGRAAPPAAAAHPQVCLGWPQHGRQNCHDTGAAADLVERLVSVDISPTESVAVTDFPAYISAMRRVSIPSGIPRSTARRLAEDQLRPAIQVSAVRQFLLTNLVEAEGRYMWRANLEAISHHMANIVGFPVFHTPYPGTTLFLAGSDSPYVSSEDYPEIERLFPEAEIQYIPGAGHWVHADKSQEFITAICNFLLLP